Genomic window (Equus asinus isolate D_3611 breed Donkey chromosome 13, EquAss-T2T_v2, whole genome shotgun sequence):
GGCGGGGAGCTGCCTCCAGAGGCTTTGaggctgtggtaggggtccctgCCGCTTGGCCTGGCATCTCAGGTTTGGGGCTCAAAGGCCTGGGAGAAGTGCGAGGTTGAGGGGGTGGCTGGGCATATCTGAGGGGTCAAGCTGGGTAAGGATGGGAGCTTCCCGGGTAGGGGGCCTCTGATGTGGTCCTGCCTCTTTGTGTGAGTGGCCGCTGGAGCCTGGGTGGAGCTGGGGAGTGAGCAGTTGCTTTTTGGAGCACAGGAGATGAGCACATACACAGGTGCCTACCAACACAGGTGAAGGGAGAGgccaggctggggggtgggtccCCTGGGGAAGGGGCCCTCTGCCTGCCAAGGAACTGGGCCCCTTCACAAGGCCCCTCCAGAGTGTTTTCCCCTGTACTCCCAGCGCTGGGCTGGGGCATGGTCCAcggagggcagggggctgggagggtgCCACCTATTGGCCAGAGTTGCCTCCTGCCCCAGGGTGGGGCATATGGCAGGACTGACCCCTCTGTATTCCACCCCAAGGCTGAGCTAGGGCTGTGGTCTGTGGGGCCCTAGCAGGCAGGGAAGGCTACACCCGGGCCTGGGGTTTAAAGTGGCCTGGTGGGTTGTTTAGATTGATGCCTTTGGTATCTCACAGGGGTCTTAAGCAGCCTGGGGCCTCGGGCTAGAGATAGAATGGGACACTGGGACAAGGGCTGGTCATTTGCCCGGGCTGGTTCTGCTTACACCCCATTCATTCCATCTCCCCAGGAGCGATTTCAAGTCAAGAACCCCCCCGCAGCCTACATCCAGAAGCTGAGGAGCTACCTGGAAACGGGTGGGGTCAGCCGAAAGGTAGCAGCTGACTGGATGTCCAACCTGGGGGTATATGttcccccttcttctctgcccctttcctcttACACTTGCCAGCTCTGGGCAGCTGGTGTTACTGGGTGTATAAACTTTTCTGTGGGCTTGTGTGGCtacctgtgtgagtgtgtgtgtgtgtgtgtgtgtggtttataGGGGGCTGAGTGCCCTGGGCATGCACTTTTACAGGTTCCTCTGCATAGCCTGTCCATGCATGGGTATATGGTGTGTACTTGTatagtgtgcatgtgtgcacccTGTGTGCCCCTGcatggatgtgcatgtgtgttacaTGTGTGCTCTTGTGTCCACATATGGATGTGTGTGTACCCACGAATCTGTGTATAGGGGCCTGTGTGTACcccatgtgtatgtgtatggatGCGTGGGTACCTTATATCTGTGTACCCTGAGTGCTTGTGtatggatgtgcatgtgtgtgtgtccccaGGGTGCATGCTTGAATGTGTGTCTACTGTTTCTCCGTgtttggatgtgtgtgtgtgctgtatgTCTGCGTGTGGAGCTATGAGTGTGCACCCCGTGCATCTGTGTATGGATATGTGGTATGTACCCTTCGTGTCTGTGCCTGGGTGTGTGTGTtcattgtgtgtgtctgtgtatgggGGAGCGTGCGTAGCCTGAGAATGCTTATTTGGCTGTGCAGGTGTGTGGAGGTGGTGGGGGAGGCCGCGCGTGAAAGGCCAGTTGTCGGGGAGAGCGGGCAATGCTGGCTGCTGCTTCGGGGCTTTGTGGGCCTGGGGGGCGCCTGGGCTCCACCCACTAGACTCCTCTGTTCTTGGCCCCCAGTTTAAGAGGCGAGTTCAGGAGTCCACGCAGGTGCTGCGGGAGCTGGAGATCTCCCTGAGGACAAACCACATTGGGTGAGCGAGGGCTCAGATTTCCCTCTGGGAGGGGGGAGCCTAGGAGAGCTCTGCCTCCAGGCAGCCCCTGGGGCTTCCCCTTCCTACGGCCTCCCTCCCCGGCACAGGCTGTGACTGTGGGCCATTTCCGGAGTGAGTGTCAGGACAgtgtccctgcctcctcccctgcccacgCTCTGCTGGCCCCTTGAGGCGTGGCTGCGCCATGGGTCCTGCCCAAGCCCGCTAGCATCCCCTAGTGTCCGTGGGTCTTCTCGGGCTGGGGCTGGTTACTGTCTTCCGGAGGAAGGGCACCGCAGGGGCCCCTGCCATGGCTGTTAGGTGCCTACTCCAAGCGGGCCCTCCTTCCTGGCTAGAACTGAGGGAGCCCTGTGCCTGCAGGTGGGTGCAGGAGTTCCTCAATGAGGAGAACCGCGGCCTGGACGTGCTCCTCGAGTACCTGGCCTTTGCCCAGTGCTCCGTCACGTAAgccccctgcccctggcctcctgctgctcctcagaGTCTTGATCCATGCTTCCCTGTACCTCACCCACAACTCTGGCCACTTCCAAGCAGCGCAGCCAGAGCCCACCCTGGAACCTGCACTTGGCCCTGAGGAATGCCCCTTCCTGACGGCCTGCCATGGACAGGGAGGCATGTGGCCTGCCGTGGCGAGCTGGGGCCTGGGTGGCTTACTCTTCTGTTCCACTGTGCCCTCTCCCCCTTCTGTGTCCAGCACAGTGCCAAGAACACAGcgtcctcctcccacctcttggTCACTCCTGCAGATCTATCTCCCCTCAGTTTCCCCCGCCCCTCTCTAACATGCCCCTGCAGTGTTGGCCTCCAATCCCACTCTAACCCCCGCAGGTATGACATAGAGAGCACAGACAATGGGGCCCCCGGCTCAGAGAAGAGCAAGCCGCTGGAGCAGTCGGTGGAAGATCTCAGCAAGGGTCCACCCTCAGCCTTGCCACCACAGCCCAAGAGTCGCCACCTGACCATCAAGTATGTGGGCCCCATGGCGGGCTGGCGGGGAGAATGGCAAATTCCCCCCAGACCACTGCACCCAGCCACCCCCCACCTGGGCCCTTGGGGGTGGTGGAAGGGCAGCCTGGCATTGGGGATCAGAGTGAGGGCCTCATACAGGGCCTGGGAGATGCGCGTGTTGAGACGCCTTCAGGGTGGGTTCCTAGAGGCTGGAATCTGGGTGGGTCTGAGATAAAGAGGGGGTTTCTGGGTCGGTGGAACCCCTCTTGTACCCATCTAACCCCCTGTTTTCTCCCATGCGGCCTCCAGGTGCCCCCCTTCTCCCCGGTACGTAGCCACCTGGGGGCAGGTGCATGCCTGGTTGGCtcctggggtggtggtggggttggGTGAGGCCTTCAGCTGACATCCGTGGGTTCAGTTCCTGTGGATAGGTCACCCCACTCTAACTTAGGGCATCCGGGGGCAGGgcggggagagggaaggagacgaCGCTGGAGCCTCATGTGGACCCCCAGcttcctcccttcccactctGGGTCTAGGGGACCAACTTCATATTAAGCCCCAAACTCTCACAATATGCTTCTTTgttcgttcactcattcattcaacaaacatttttcagCATTTACTATGTATCAGGTGTGGTGGCAGGTGCTCAGGAGACAGATTACCCTGCCCTTGGGAACCAATGGTCTAGCAAGGGGCAATGTGTGACAGGCTGTCATGGAGGTGTGAGTGGGAACTCTGAGAAGGGACGTGGCCACTGCCTGGGGCATcggaaggcttcccagaagagaTGGAACTATGTCTTGTAGATGGATATGGCTTTCCTGGCAGTGATGGGGaaggggaagggcattccaggcagaaggaacagcatgagcaaagactCAGAGGCATATTTGAGCAATGACAGGAGAAAGGAGATGtggcaggcagaggaagggggtggggccTCTCAGTGTTGTTGGAAATGTGACAGAATTGTCAAGAAGACCTGATGCGGAAGTCATGATTGGCAGATCTGCAACAATGGAAAAAATCATGtatatttgagcaaaaatgtaTCAAGCTCACTCATAAagcactcactctgtgccaggtacaTTCTAAGCTCATTTCATAGTGCCAACAACCTTATTAGGAAGGTACTAGTATTACcattcctgttttacaaatgaggaaactgaggcacagagaggttaagtaacttgcctagtAAATGgtcagctgggatttgaaccaaggcCGTCTGAATTCAGTCACCTCTCATAATGGAGGATAAGCCCATGTGGCCATGAGCGCCACCTTGTGGAGACAATCTTCCATGGCGGTTTCCAAGctttggcttttttccttttgtaggcTCTCCATGCACTCAACACAGCACCCCTTTTTAATGCCAACTCGCTGTTAAGGGTCTTTGCTTTCCTGATCTCCCCTCTCACCTCCTCCCTGCCATGCCAGACCGCAGGCCTAGGGACTGAGGAAGGCTTCCTGCCCTCATCTGGCCTCTGTGACTAGGTAGATGGGAAGCAGTGGCCTAACGTTTCAGGTGTGTCCCCTCTCACTCCAGAGGCCATCtgagtggtgggggcagggggaagctGAGTTTGGGAGTCTGacccctgctgcctcctcctgctcTGGCCCAGGCTGACCCCGGCCCACAGCAGGAAGGCCCTGCGGAATTCTCGCATCGTCAGCCAGAAGGACGACGTCCACGTCTGCATCATGTGCTTGCGTGCCATCATGAACTACCAGGTTGGCTGGTGggcatggggggtgggggacCCGGGGAGCTGTGCCTGATCTCAGTGGGGGCTGCCTAAGCTGGTAGGGTTCTAGGACCTACTGTCTCCCCATCCTGCCCCCCACTGGGGAACCCTGAGGATCTGGGCTGTTGGCTCAGGGTCTTGAGGCTGACCAGTCTTGAGGGGAAGCCCAGATTTCTGCCCCCTCCTGGTGAGGTCCCCTAGAGTCCCCCAGACATGGCTGGGGGCATGGATGTGCCTCACGTGGGAACTTAGGCACACTGACCGAGAAAGGCGGGACGCCTGGCCCACGGGGAGAGCAGCTCCGGGTTCGTTCGTTTGCGGGAGGGACTGGTGAAGCTGGTCCTCCCTCACTTAGCTAGCCTTTGAGGATTCGCTGTGTCTGAGGCGCTGAGTCCTGACACTGGCTTTTGAACAAAGGCATTTAAAATGAGGAGCCAGGCTTGGCTGCTGCGGAAGAGGTTGTGGTTGGATACAAAGACCTTCCTAAGCTTGAGGGCGGTTAGAGAGCAGAGCGGCATGATGCTGACAATGCTGGAGGTGCGGGGCAGGAGGGCGCTGGTATTCCCGGGGGGCTGCTTGGAGGAGCtgacctctcctctctccctagtCTGGCTTCAGCCTCGTCATGAACCACCCAGCCTGCGTCAATGAGATCGCTCTGAGCCTCAACAACAAGAACCCCAGGTGAGATCCAGGCCCCTAACCTTTTTCCACATCCAGATTCTCCTCCTACTTAACCCACTGCCTGCTCCGTACCCCAGTTCTCAGGACCACTGCCCAGCTCATTCCACCCCCACAGGCTCCCCTGTCTCCCCCAGCCAGGCCCACACCCACCTTTGCTGTGGGGCAGGCCTGTTCTCAGGGGATAACTCCCCCTTTCCCCCCTCAACGCCAGAACGAAGGCTCTGGTGCTGGAGCTGCTGGCAGCTGTGTGCCTGGTGCGGGGAGGACATGAAATCATCCTTGCAGCCTTTGACAACTTCAAGGAGGTACTGGAGTGCCCCACCCAAACATGTACTTGCCAGCTAGTGTTGCTTGGAACTCTGGCTGGCAGTTGTGACCTCTTGCTGGGGGCAGCTGGGGACATTGGGTGGGGACAATCTGGAATGGGGAAACTCTGAAGGGGAGATGCAGGATCATGCAGCGGCATTGCCGGGGCAACAGGACGACTATGGGGATCTGGTGACCCTGTGTCCCTGAGCCTTGCCAGATCCAAACTGGACTTGATCCATGCATCTTAGAGTTGCTGACTCTGGTTAGCAAGCTCGTGAGAAGTAAATGCTTGAGAATATGACACATAAGGCAGGATATGGTCATTCATTCCTTTAATGACTATtcactgaatgcctactatgtgtcaggcagagTGGGCACTGGGATACATCagtgagcaaaagaaacaaagaaggcagGGAAGACAGATGATAAACATGTAATAAACAAGCAAATTACATGGTatgtgagaaaatgaaaaatgctatGGGGAAAAACTCAAGGCTGCTACAGGAGGGGGGACTGGTGGCAGGTGGTCAGGGAAGCCTCATGGAGAAGGTGAGATCTGAGGAAGTGAGGGACCGGGTATGGGGGCGATCTCAAGTAGGAGCACACAAGGCAGctggaacagcaggtgcaaaggccctgaggttggaTGTGCCAGGATGCCAGTGTGGCCAGAGTGGAGTAAGCAAGAGGGAGGGCTGTGAGAGATGGAGTGGagattttgagcagaagagtgacatggtCTGACTTAGACTTAACTTGAGAGGAGCCTGTAGAGGCACAAGGCGGGCAGCTGGAAGGTGGCTTAGGAAGTGTGTCATGCCCTCCGTGCTCTCGGTGACAGCCATTCCCCTCACCCAGGCGTGTGGGGAGCAGCACCGCTTTGAAAAGCTGATGGAATATTTCCGGAACGAGGATAGCAATATCGACTTCATGGTAAGCTCAGGAGCCCAGCCTGGGCTGGGCCACTCTTGGGTGCAAGGAGCAGCTCGAGGCCCGGGTATCTAGGCTCTGGGCTCTGCCCTGCAAAGTATGAGGACTGAATAGTCAGTGGGGGAGGTGTGGGTAGTAGAGAGGGGAGGCGGGAGGAAGGGGGCATGGGGGAGAAATATGGATAGGGACAAAGCTGGGTTAGTGGAGTGAGAaatgtggagagggagggagacttGGGGGTAAACGGGGGGTGGAAGGCACTGAGCACCCCCCACGCAGAGGATCACAGagctgttcatgtctcctgccctcAGGTGGCCTGCATGCAGTTCATCAACATCGTGGTACACTCAGTGGAGAACATGAACTTCCGTGTCTTCCTGCAATATGAGTTCACCCACCTGGGCCTGGACCTGTACTTGGAGGTGAGCCCTGCACTCTCCccggacttaaccactcgcccacttCAGAGTATGGCTCAGGGGTTAGTAAGGGTGgtggggtcagacagacctgggttcacatcctggctctgTCGCTTCCTAGTCCACATGCCCTTGGATAGAGCTCGTCTCTCTGAGTCtgagttttcccatctgtaaaataggagaaTCACAGAAATCATAATGACTCTCAATGTGTGGAATGGTGCCTGCTGCATAGAGGGCAGCCCAGTGCCAGGAGCTGTTGTTGCTGGAACAGCCGCAAGGTGGcgctggctctggctctggaagcaTCAGCCTCAGACGGTGCTCTGACCTGAGCACAAAATGGGGAGCGCAGAGATACTGGGCCAAAGGGGGACCCCGCTCATGCTGGACGGGCCCAGTCATGGAGGAGTTCCTTGCCCTGGGGAAGGTGGGCAGAGGGGCTTGGTGCTTCCTGGTCCAGCCTGAGCTGAGAAGTTGCAGCTTTCTTCCCTGATTCCTttgggaggcttcctggaggagcagggcctTTGTGATTGGATTTTTGAAAGCCAAGATTAACAAAAGGTGAAAAGCAGGCTAGGGtgatatatccatgcaatggaatattattcagccataaaaaggaatgaagtactgatccacgctaccacatggatgagtcttaaaacattatgctaaatgaaagaagccaggcacaaaaggccaACTATTGTGTGATTCCTTTatctgaaatgtccagaacaggtaaatccatagagacagcaaGTAGGTGGGTGGGTTggtaggggctgggggaggagagaatggggaatgactgctaaccactacagggtttctttttggggtgatgaaaatgttctggaattagtggtgatggttgtacaaccttgtgaatatgctaaaaactactgaatatacactttaaaatagtgaattttatggtatgtgaattatttctcaataaaggataaagaaaaaaaaagcaggctaGGGTTCAGGCCCCTTCCTGGGCTCTGGTGGTGATGGGGGATGGTTTGGAAAGACCTCTCACACCCGGCCTCACCCTGCTCCTTCCATCTGGGGGACAGAAACTTCGACACACGGAGAGTGACAAGCTGCAGGTGCAGATCCAGGCATACTTGGACAATGTGTTTGATGTCGGTGCGCTGCTGGAGGACACTGAGACCAAGAATGCTGTGCTGGAGCACATGGAGGAGCTGCAGGAGCAGGTGACCCTGGTGAGAGCTGCTCTTGAACTTGGCGTTGCACGCGCATAGTAGGCCCACAAGGCCCCACACTGGGGTCAGACACTGGGGTTCTAGGTGTGAAGTGGGGGTGGCTGTTCTGCCTGGCCCATGAGTTTGGCCTGAATCCAAATCCTGTATCCTCTGGGTGTCACTCTCAATGAGGCTGGCTCCTCCTCTCCCGCTGCTCAGACCCCTGGCCCTGATTTGGGTGGAGCTGGGTGCCTGGGGCCCCTCCGAGCTCAGttttctctccccctacctccctCATCAGTGGTGCCTTGGTTTCCCCTAAGAGAACTTTAGCGCCCTCAGCGCCTCACCTACTTGAGTTCAAGTGCCAGGCTtcccccccacccaccacccgCGCGGCACCCTGGGCTAAGCACATCCGGAATCCCCCCCCGAGCCCACCAGGCAGGCGTGTCTGATGCCGCCCCCTCACCGGCGGTGCCAGTGCCCGGCCGCGGGTGGGAGCTCACCATGTGCGGGTGCCACAGCTGACAGAGCGGCTTCGGGACGCGGAGAACGAATCCATGGCCAAGATCGCAGAGCTGGAAAAGCAGCTAAGCCAGGCCCGAAAGGAGTTGGAGACCCTGCGGGTGAGGCTGGGGCCATAGGCCGGGCCAGGGGCGGGCCGGGCTCCCAAGAACAGATCACTTGGGGCTTCTAGGCTTGACACCTCCCTCCAGCCGGGCAAGAGGATGGGGCTTCTGTGCCAGGCCTGCTGGTGGGCACTGACCCCTCCTCCGGGGCTCACAGGACCGCTTCAGTGAGTCGACCGCCATGGGCGTCTCCAGGCGTCCGCCTGAGCCTGAGAAAGTGCCTGCCCCCGCCCCGGCGCGGCCTTCCGCCCTGGAGCTGAaggtggaggagctggaggagaaggggtTAATCCGTATACTGCGGGGGCCCGGGGATGCTGTCTCCATCGAGATCCTCCAGGTCGCTGTGGCAACTCCGAGCGGCAGTGATGCCCCGACTCCGGGGGTGCCCACCGGCTCTCCCAGCCCAGGTGCGCAGGAGCTTCAAGTTGGGTGGGATGGAGGCGGGAGAACCAGGGCTAGAGGGGGAGCCTGGGGACGTCTGCGGCCGGGAGAGGTAGGTTTGGGTTGTGGGCGTGGCTCAGGTAGGCGCGGGAGGGCAGGGAATGGGCCCAGTGCGCATGCGTAAAGCGGGTAGGCGGAGACGAGACCACCCAAGTCAAGACATTGACACCCCTTTCCCTTCTCCCCGGTCCTTGCTGGGCTCAGATCTCCCACCTGCAGCAGAGCCGGTTCCCGGAGCAGCGCCcccaccgcccccgcccccgtccccgcccccactgcccagcctcccctcccagcaGGAAGCCCCGCCCTTGGCGCCCCCACCGGCCCCACCTCTCCCAGGCAGCCCggagcccccgcccccgccgcctctGCCGGGAGACttgccgcccccacccccgccgcccccgccgcctccTGGTACAGATGGTCCGGTGCCTCCGCCGCCCCCGCCTCTGGGAGGTCCCTCTGATGCCCTTGGAAGGCCCGGCCCAGAGATGGGCCCAGGTAAGTCCACCACCCAGGGCTGGGGGGAGATGGAGGGAGTAGCTTCGGCTTCAGTATCCTCCCGGACCCTCTGTCTAGGGGGTCTCTTACAGCCTCCTGCCTGCCCTGTCAGGCCtcgctgggcctcagttccctcaagCCACCCCACCCCCTAACGCCTCAGTGCTCACCATCTCTCCCCTATCCCAGGAGTGAAGGCCAAGAAACCCATCCAGACCAAGTTCAGAATGCCGCTCTTAAACTGGGTGGCCTTGAAACCCAGCCAGATTACAGGCACCGTCTTCACCGAGCTCAATGATGAGAAGGTGCTACAGGTGAGTGCCGCCCTGCCTTGCTCCCAGTGTGGGCGTCAGAGGAGAGGGGACTTGCCTGGATCATGCTGGGTACTAGTCTTCTccaccccattttatagatgaggacttGGAGGCCCAAGGATGGGCATTAAGCCAAACTGGGTTAGTGCCTCTAGTAGCTGTGTATCCGGACTCCTCTGGAGgccttccctccatccctgcaGAGGGGCACATCCCTCCCCCCAGTGTGGTGCCACTCTCCTTCCAGGCCCCTCTCACAGATAATCAGGGCCTCAGCCCTTCTAATTCCACTTTCAGTTTTCCAAAAGGGATGTGTTCTGTTGCCTCCAGGCCATTGcgaatgctgttccctctgcctggaatgcccttctctttctcctttttaccCCTGGCCAATTCAGCTCCTCCTTCAGCTTTAATGGCTTGGGGTCTGGGTCCCTGGGTGGGGTGCtgctcatcttccttctcctcagGGCTCCCTGATGAATCCCCCATCAGGGCCGGTGGCCAAGCTGGGTTACTGGTTTGTTTCCCTGCTGGTGGCCTGGTCGAGGCTGGATAGGTGGCTCCAGCACTGAGCACAGTGCTCAGCCAGGAGTGTACCTGCCCCTGGTCccacccagccccacctcctctccctgccccctcagGAGCTGGACATGAGTGACTTTGAAGAGCAGTTCAAGACAAAATCCCAAGGTCCCAGCCTGGACCTCAGTGCTCTGAAGAGTAAGGCAGCGCAGAAGGCCCCCAGCCAGGCCACGCTCATCGAGGCCAACCGGGCCAAGAACCTGGCCATCACCCTGCGTAAGGGCAACATGGGGGCCGACCGCATCTGCCAGGCCATTGAGACGTGAGTGCCCCTCCTCCTAGGGGATGTGCTTGTGGGCAGCCTATCCCCTCTGTTAGGCCAGGATCCTCAGGCAGGTCCTAGTAAAAGAGCCCCAGCTGTGGGATAGAGCCAGCCAAGCTTCATACCAACACAGGTCAGGGAGGAGGGCCGGGGACCTTGTTCCCATTTTCAGCCTGAGAAAACAGGTCATTGTGTGAGTCCCTGCCCAGACCCAAACGTGCCcattccctccctgcctccttgccCAGCACTCAGCCCAGGCATTTACAGCTGGGCATCTGCCACTGTCGCATGATGGGGACCCCAGACTTCCCAGCTCCCAGTTTTCCTTGATTCTTATCTCTTGTTCCCTGAAGCTGTTGGCAGATAGCAAATACTGaagttcatttattcaatcaaggGGGAAGGGTAGTTTTACCCTCAAGAACTGGTGGATGTGGAGTGATACTTACCCGCCCCCCtgtccccccccaacccccaatgCGCGCTCAAGGTACGACCTACAGGCCCTCGGCCTGGACTTTCTGGAGCTGCTGACCCGCTTCTTGCCCACGGAGTATGAGCGCAGCCTCATCGCCCGCTTCGAGCGGGAGCAGCGGCCGATGGAAGAGCTGTCGGAGGAGGACCGCTTCATGCTGCGCTTCAGCCGCATCCCGCGCCTGCAGGAGCGGATGGCCACGCTCACCTTCCTGGGCAACTTCCCGGATACTGCCCAGCTGCTCATGCCGGTGTGGGCGGGGCAGGCAGGGCGATGTGGGCGGGGCAGAGAGGGCGTGGCGCCCGGgttgggatggggaggaggcagcTAGCTCCAAGAGGGCTTCTGGGAGGGCTTCAGCCTCCTATGTATCGGCTtgtcccccaccccgccccaatTTACCTTGtctcccccatcccacccctaGCAACTGAATGCCGTCATTGCAGCCTCAATGTCCATCAAATCTTCTGACAAACTCCGCCAGATCCTGGAGGTGAGAGCCCAGGGCAAGGGTCTGGGAGGACGGGCCCACCCACGACCCCTTGCCTGATCTGGGTCATGTGAGAGGGAGACACGGGCCCTGCCTTGCACACCTTGGATGCAACAAATGTGGTGTTCCCACCTCTCATATACAGGCTCAGAGGGACAtactgaggtgggggtgggggctatGTCTACAACGGCGCacctcagaccccaccccagggTCAAGCCCCCTCCAGGTACTGCAGTGTGGTTAGAGCAGAGTACGCGCACCTGCTCAGGGAGTCTCAGGGAACCAGCATCAATAGCTGTTAGAAAAGCTGAGACCTCACAGCCTAGGAGGAGATGTCGGCAGCAGAGTTTTGGCTGGGAATCGCAGAGGACAAAATTGGGTGTGCCATGGTGTTAGGTGTGCACATGTcaaatatgtacacacatgtacatgTGTCACAGACTTGAGGGGTCCACTCAGGAGTGCAGTGGGGACCGAGTGTAGGCTTGCTCTTTGCCACCTTTTCCACTTGTGCAGTTTATTCTTCAGGGGGTTGCTCAGCCTGGCCCCCTACTGAGCTCTGCCCCCTGCCTCTCCCAGATCGTCCTGGCCTTCGGCAACTACATGAACAGCAGCAAGCGTGGAGCAGCCTATGGCTTCCGGCTCCAGAGTCTGGATGCGGTACGGGGGCGAAAAGGGGTCTGCTGGCCTGGGGGATGGAGGATGCCTGGTGGCCTGTGGCTTACAAGAGGTCCCCATGCAGCTGCTGGAGATGAAGTCGACTGATCGCAAGCAGACGCTGCTGCACTACCTGGTGAAGGTCATTGCTGAGAAGTACCCACAGCTCACAGGCTTCCACAGCGACCTGCACTTCCTGGACAAGGCCGGCTCAGGTatggagggggaggggctcaGCCCTGGGAACTGATATGTGTTGGGATAAAGGGGCCACAGGATGTAATTGGACAAGAATGCTGCCTCTCTGACTCCCTGCCTCTGTACTGTCCCACCCCCTAGTGTCCCTGGACAGTGTCCTAGGGGATGTGCGCTCCCTGCAGCGAGGCCTGGAGTTGACCCAACGGGAGTTTGTGCGGCAGGATGACTGCGTGGTGCTCAAGGAGTTCCTGAGGGCCAACTCACCCACCATGGATAAGCTACTGGCAGACAGCAAGACGGCTCAGGTGGGCTGTGGCTGGCGCGGCCCTGGAggtggggaggctggggtggAGTATAAGGAATTACTTAGTGGCATTGGGTAGCCATGGCCTGGAGGAGCGTGGCCACAGCAGGGACACCTTGGTGGATGGAGCAGGAATGAGGGGCCATGTGCCAGGAGGAGCAGAGATGAAGTGGCTAGTGTGTTAGGGGGTCCATGGTGATGGGGCTGACAGGCTGTGCCCACAGGAGGCCTACGAGTCTGTGGTGGAGTACTTCGGAGAGAACCCCAAGACCACGTCCCCCTCCATGTTCTTTACCCTCTTTAGCCGCTTCATCAAGGCCTACAAGGTATGTGTGTCTGGTGGGCAGGCTGGGAGCCCTGCAGAGCATTACAGCCTCTCCACCTGGGCATTGGGAGGGGCGGGATAGTCGAGGGAGGGCTCCCTCATGGAGACTGCTTCGGCCCCTCAGAAAGCTGAGCAGGAGGTGGAacagtggaagaaagaaacagcTGCCCAGGAGGCAGGCGCCGACACCCTGGGCAGAGGGGAGCCCCCAGCACCCAAGGTAGGCAGCTGCCCCTGAGCTTGGCACCGGGTTGCT
Coding sequences:
- the FMNL1 gene encoding formin-like protein 1 isoform X2; this encodes MGNAAGSAEQPASPAALSPKQPAAPKQPMPAAGELEERFNRVLNCMNLPPDKVQLLSQYDNEKKWELICDQERFQVKNPPAAYIQKLRSYLETGGVSRKVAADWMSNLGFKRRVQESTQVLRELEISLRTNHIGWVQEFLNEENRGLDVLLEYLAFAQCSVTYDIESTDNGAPGSEKSKPLEQSVEDLSKGPPSALPPQPKSRHLTIKCPPSPRLTPAHSRKALRNSRIVSQKDDVHVCIMCLRAIMNYQSGFSLVMNHPACVNEIALSLNNKNPRTKALVLELLAAVCLVRGGHEIILAAFDNFKEACGEQHRFEKLMEYFRNEDSNIDFMVACMQFINIVVHSVENMNFRVFLQYEFTHLGLDLYLEKLRHTESDKLQVQIQAYLDNVFDVGALLEDTETKNAVLEHMEELQEQVTLLTERLRDAENESMAKIAELEKQLSQARKELETLRDRFSESTAMGVSRRPPEPEKVPAPAPARPSALELKVEELEEKGLIRILRGPGDAVSIEILQVAVATPSGSDAPTPGVPTGSPSPDLPPAAEPVPGAAPPPPPPPSPPPLPSLPSQQEAPPLAPPPAPPLPGSPEPPPPPPLPGDLPPPPPPPPPPPGTDGPVPPPPPPLGGPSDALGRPGPEMGPGVKAKKPIQTKFRMPLLNWVALKPSQITGTVFTELNDEKVLQELDMSDFEEQFKTKSQGPSLDLSALKSKAAQKAPSQATLIEANRAKNLAITLRKGNMGADRICQAIETYDLQALGLDFLELLTRFLPTEYERSLIARFEREQRPMEELSEEDRFMLRFSRIPRLQERMATLTFLGNFPDTAQLLMPQLNAVIAASMSIKSSDKLRQILEIVLAFGNYMNSSKRGAAYGFRLQSLDALLEMKSTDRKQTLLHYLVKVIAEKYPQLTGFHSDLHFLDKAGSVSLDSVLGDVRSLQRGLELTQREFVRQDDCVVLKEFLRANSPTMDKLLADSKTAQEAYESVVEYFGENPKTTSPSMFFTLFSRFIKAYKKAEQEVEQWKKETAAQEAGADTLGRGEPPAPKSPPKIRRQQMDLISELKRKQQKEPLIYESDRDGAIEDIITVLKTVPFTARTGKRTSRLLCEASLGEEIPL
- the FMNL1 gene encoding formin-like protein 1 isoform X1 — protein: MGNAAGSAEQPASPAALSPKQPAAPKQPMPAAGELEERFNRVLNCMNLPPDKVQLLSQYDNEKKWELICDQERFQVKNPPAAYIQKLRSYLETGGVSRKVAADWMSNLGFKRRVQESTQVLRELEISLRTNHIGWVQEFLNEENRGLDVLLEYLAFAQCSVTYDIESTDNGAPGSEKSKPLEQSVEDLSKGPPSALPPQPKSRHLTIKCPPSPRLTPAHSRKALRNSRIVSQKDDVHVCIMCLRAIMNYQSGFSLVMNHPACVNEIALSLNNKNPRTKALVLELLAAVCLVRGGHEIILAAFDNFKEACGEQHRFEKLMEYFRNEDSNIDFMVACMQFINIVVHSVENMNFRVFLQYEFTHLGLDLYLEKLRHTESDKLQVQIQAYLDNVFDVGALLEDTETKNAVLEHMEELQEQVTLLTERLRDAENESMAKIAELEKQLSQARKELETLRDRFSESTAMGVSRRPPEPEKVPAPAPARPSALELKVEELEEKGLIRILRGPGDAVSIEILQVAVATPSGSDAPTPGVPTGSPSPDLPPAAEPVPGAAPPPPPPPSPPPLPSLPSQQEAPPLAPPPAPPLPGSPEPPPPPPLPGDLPPPPPPPPPPPGTDGPVPPPPPPLGGPSDALGRPGPEMGPGVKAKKPIQTKFRMPLLNWVALKPSQITGTVFTELNDEKVLQELDMSDFEEQFKTKSQGPSLDLSALKSKAAQKAPSQATLIEANRAKNLAITLRKGNMGADRICQAIETYDLQALGLDFLELLTRFLPTEYERSLIARFEREQRPMEELSEEDRFMLRFSRIPRLQERMATLTFLGNFPDTAQLLMPQLNAVIAASMSIKSSDKLRQILEIVLAFGNYMNSSKRGAAYGFRLQSLDALLEMKSTDRKQTLLHYLVKVIAEKYPQLTGFHSDLHFLDKAGSVSLDSVLGDVRSLQRGLELTQREFVRQDDCVVLKEFLRANSPTMDKLLADSKTAQEAYESVVEYFGENPKTTSPSMFFTLFSRFIKAYKKAEQEVEQWKKETAAQEAGADTLGRGEPPAPKSPPKIRRQQMDLISELKRKQQKEPLIYESDRDGAIEDIITDLRNQPYIRADTGRRSARRRPPGPPLQVTSDISL